A genomic region of Devosia ginsengisoli contains the following coding sequences:
- a CDS encoding ABC transporter ATP-binding protein, translating into MQHSVSIRDLSLNFGSVKVLETLNLDIEQGEFIVLLGPSGCGKSTLLNCIAGLLDVSAGQIFIGGKNVTWMEPKDRGIGMVFQSYALYPQMTVERNLSFGLRVSGMKKDEIERRVARAAEILQIEPLLARKPANLSGGQRQRVAIGRALVRDVDVFLFDEPLSNLDAKLRSDLRVEIKRLHQRLKNTMIYVTHDQIEALTLADRIAIMKNGVIQQLADPHTIYNKPVNLYVAGFIGSPSMNFIDGTLDGSSFTAEDGTVIPVATYDFADKAKATGKAVLGVRPEHILLGDDAAKMPYTAEVEIEIVEPMGSDTLAWTTIAGRPVTFRAASDVHLEAGQKLVIGFDPARGSFFSTETTNRL; encoded by the coding sequence ATGCAACACAGCGTTTCCATCCGCGATCTGTCGCTTAACTTCGGTAGCGTGAAGGTGCTCGAGACCCTCAATCTCGACATCGAACAGGGTGAGTTCATCGTCCTGCTCGGGCCCTCGGGCTGCGGCAAGTCCACCCTGCTCAACTGCATTGCCGGCCTGCTGGACGTCTCCGCCGGCCAGATCTTCATCGGGGGCAAGAATGTCACCTGGATGGAGCCCAAGGACCGTGGCATCGGCATGGTGTTCCAGTCCTATGCGCTCTATCCGCAGATGACCGTCGAGCGGAACCTCAGCTTCGGCCTGCGCGTGTCGGGCATGAAGAAGGACGAGATCGAGCGCCGCGTCGCCCGCGCCGCCGAAATCCTCCAGATCGAGCCGCTGCTCGCCCGCAAGCCCGCCAACCTGTCCGGCGGCCAGCGCCAGCGCGTGGCCATCGGCCGTGCTTTGGTGCGCGACGTGGACGTGTTCCTGTTCGACGAGCCGCTGTCCAACCTCGACGCCAAGCTCCGCTCGGACCTACGCGTCGAGATCAAGCGGCTGCACCAGCGGCTCAAGAACACCATGATCTACGTGACCCACGACCAGATCGAGGCCCTGACCCTGGCCGATCGCATCGCCATCATGAAGAATGGCGTGATCCAGCAGCTCGCCGATCCGCACACCATCTACAACAAGCCGGTCAATCTCTACGTCGCCGGCTTCATCGGCTCGCCCTCGATGAACTTCATCGATGGCACGCTGGATGGCTCCTCCTTCACCGCCGAAGACGGCACCGTCATTCCGGTCGCCACCTACGACTTTGCCGACAAGGCCAAGGCCACAGGCAAGGCCGTGCTGGGCGTTCGCCCCGAGCATATCCTGCTCGGCGATGACGCCGCCAAAATGCCCTACACGGCGGAGGTCGAGATCGAGATCGTCGAGCCCATGGGCTCGGATACCCTGGCCTGGACCACCATTGCGGGTCGTCCCGTGACGTTCCGTGCGGCCAGCGACGTCCATCTCGAAGCCGGCCAGAAGCTGGTGATCGGCTTCGACCCGGCCCGCGGCTCGTTCTTCAGCACCGAGACCACCAACCGTCTCTAG
- a CDS encoding carbohydrate ABC transporter permease, with protein MAGSAPETGASTAVEPRGPRPKPFFTPRKIIIYSVLVLFSFYFLFPLYVMIATSFKTMPEIRFGNIFALPQQINFDAWVRAWTSVCTGLTCEGLSPGFWNSVKITIPSTIVSIFIAAVNGYALVNWRFKGSEIFFAILIFGSFIPYQVFLYPLVMITRELRIFGTLQAVILVHTIFGMPILTLLFRNYFASLPQELFKAARVDGAGFWRIFFEIMLPMSLPIFVVALILQVTGIWNDFLFGVVFAGTQNYPMTVQLNNIVNSAQGSPEYNVNMAATVLTGLVPLIIYFVSGKLFVRGVAAGAVKG; from the coding sequence ATGGCCGGCTCCGCGCCGGAAACCGGAGCCAGCACCGCCGTCGAGCCGCGCGGGCCCCGGCCCAAGCCGTTCTTCACGCCGCGCAAGATCATCATCTATTCGGTGCTGGTGCTGTTCTCCTTCTACTTCCTCTTTCCGCTCTATGTGATGATCGCGACATCGTTCAAGACGATGCCCGAAATCCGCTTCGGCAACATCTTCGCGCTGCCCCAGCAGATCAATTTCGATGCCTGGGTCCGCGCCTGGACCAGCGTCTGCACGGGCCTGACCTGCGAGGGCCTGTCGCCCGGCTTCTGGAACTCGGTGAAGATCACCATTCCGAGCACCATCGTGTCGATCTTCATCGCGGCGGTGAACGGCTATGCCCTGGTGAACTGGCGCTTCAAGGGCTCCGAAATCTTCTTCGCCATCCTGATCTTCGGCTCGTTCATCCCCTACCAGGTATTCCTCTATCCGCTGGTGATGATCACTCGTGAACTGCGCATCTTCGGTACGCTGCAGGCCGTCATTCTCGTCCATACCATCTTCGGCATGCCGATCCTGACGCTGCTGTTCCGCAACTACTTCGCGTCACTGCCGCAGGAGCTGTTCAAGGCCGCCCGCGTCGACGGGGCAGGGTTCTGGCGTATCTTCTTCGAGATCATGCTGCCCATGTCGCTGCCGATCTTCGTGGTGGCGCTGATCCTGCAGGTCACCGGCATCTGGAACGACTTCCTGTTCGGCGTGGTCTTCGCCGGCACGCAGAACTATCCGATGACCGTCCAGCTCAACAATATCGTCAACTCGGCCCAGGGGTCGCCGGAATACAACGTCAACATGGCTGCGACCGTGCTGACGGGCCTGGTGCCCCTGATCATCTACTTTGTGTCCGGCAAGCTGTTCGTTCGCGGCGTGGCCGCCGGCGCCGTGAAGGGATAA
- a CDS encoding ArsR/SmtB family transcription factor, protein MPPLATLVALADPTRCRIIEILHEGAQPVHVLAGHFDISRPAISRHLRVLRQARLISEKKVGRENRYALHADRLKPVGDWLAGLTPASKPMPKPKAIAKPKPASKAKPAIVVAPAPIPPQTPVPPAPKPAPASAVSQMGFDF, encoded by the coding sequence ATGCCGCCTCTCGCCACCCTCGTCGCCCTGGCCGACCCAACACGGTGCCGCATCATCGAAATCCTGCATGAAGGCGCCCAGCCGGTGCATGTGCTGGCCGGCCATTTCGATATCAGCCGCCCGGCCATTTCGCGCCACCTGCGCGTGCTCCGGCAGGCGCGGTTGATCAGCGAGAAAAAGGTCGGCCGCGAAAACCGCTACGCACTGCATGCCGATCGCCTGAAACCGGTCGGCGACTGGCTTGCCGGGCTGACGCCGGCGTCAAAGCCCATGCCCAAGCCGAAGGCGATTGCCAAGCCGAAGCCTGCCAGCAAGGCAAAGCCCGCAATCGTCGTGGCGCCGGCTCCCATTCCCCCGCAGACGCCCGTGCCCCCCGCGCCAAAGCCGGCCCCGGCCAGCGCCGTCTCGCAGATGGGTTTCGATTTCTAG
- a CDS encoding PilZ domain-containing protein has translation MRDLSKSSSGPSALLLERRLAPRRNTAIEARITFGKTSLNCIIRNVSDTGAKLEVAKVAGIPDVILLHAPGHRPQTCRVVWRALRELGVEYRG, from the coding sequence ATGCGCGACCTGTCCAAATCTTCGTCCGGCCCCTCGGCTCTGCTGCTTGAGCGCAGGCTGGCGCCGCGGCGGAACACTGCTATCGAAGCCCGTATCACCTTCGGGAAGACCAGCCTGAACTGCATCATCCGTAACGTTTCGGATACGGGTGCCAAGCTGGAAGTGGCCAAGGTGGCCGGGATTCCGGATGTGATCCTGCTGCATGCGCCGGGGCATCGGCCGCAGACCTGCCGTGTGGTCTGGCGGGCGCTACGGGAACTGGGCGTGGAATACCGGGGCTAA
- a CDS encoding ABC transporter substrate-binding protein, giving the protein MKKFAVVAAMATALLGSTAVLAADLEVTHWWTSAGEAAAVAEFARVFEEETGNHWVDSALAGSGTGANPVIISRIIGGDPMGATQMNTGRDAEELIQAGLMRDLTDVVADMNIDEFYVDESLLEPCRYEGGLYCLPVNIHSWDWLWLSTKAYETIGQPVPKDWNEYVASWPALEEAGILPFGLATGWPFSGIPGVLMAGLGGSDLVLAINRDKDAEAVRGPEFRKVAEALDHLRGVLSPDMMVPAFADVGNQLLEGTAAGNIHGDWLQGDLQVAGGVPGEDYECLPALGLGDQLSGGGDSFYFPVLPEGTDPAVIEAQTQLARLLISPEAQLAFNLKKGSMPIRTDIDLSGANACMTKALTFLDKGLLPSGDFSLSSDTQQQLTDLNTEFLDDDSITVDDYVERYASIIEQAD; this is encoded by the coding sequence ATGAAGAAGTTTGCAGTGGTTGCCGCTATGGCGACCGCTTTGCTCGGGTCGACTGCCGTCTTGGCTGCTGACCTCGAAGTAACGCACTGGTGGACCTCGGCTGGTGAAGCTGCCGCTGTCGCCGAATTTGCCCGCGTGTTCGAAGAAGAAACCGGCAACCACTGGGTGGATAGCGCCCTGGCCGGTTCGGGCACCGGTGCCAACCCCGTCATCATCAGCCGTATCATCGGCGGCGACCCGATGGGCGCCACCCAGATGAATACCGGCCGTGACGCCGAGGAACTCATCCAGGCCGGCCTCATGCGCGACCTGACGGACGTCGTTGCCGACATGAACATCGACGAATTCTATGTCGATGAATCGCTGCTCGAGCCTTGCCGCTACGAAGGTGGCCTCTACTGCCTGCCGGTCAATATCCACTCGTGGGATTGGCTGTGGCTCTCCACCAAGGCCTATGAGACCATCGGCCAGCCCGTTCCGAAGGACTGGAACGAATATGTGGCCTCCTGGCCCGCTCTGGAAGAAGCCGGCATCCTGCCGTTCGGTCTTGCGACCGGTTGGCCCTTCTCGGGCATTCCGGGTGTGCTGATGGCCGGTCTCGGCGGTTCGGACCTCGTGCTCGCCATCAACCGCGACAAGGATGCCGAAGCCGTTCGTGGCCCGGAATTCCGCAAGGTTGCCGAAGCTCTGGATCACCTGCGCGGCGTTCTCTCGCCCGACATGATGGTTCCGGCCTTCGCTGACGTTGGTAACCAGCTGCTCGAAGGCACGGCTGCCGGTAATATCCACGGCGACTGGCTGCAGGGCGACCTGCAGGTTGCCGGCGGCGTCCCCGGCGAAGACTACGAATGTCTCCCCGCTCTCGGTCTCGGCGATCAGCTGAGCGGTGGCGGTGACTCGTTCTACTTCCCGGTTCTGCCCGAAGGCACCGATCCGGCTGTGATCGAAGCGCAGACCCAGCTGGCTCGCCTGCTGATCTCGCCGGAAGCCCAGCTCGCCTTCAACCTGAAGAAGGGCTCCATGCCGATCCGTACCGACATCGATCTGAGCGGTGCCAATGCCTGCATGACCAAGGCCCTCACCTTCCTCGACAAGGGCCTGCTGCCCTCGGGTGACTTCTCGCTCTCCAGTGACACCCAGCAGCAGCTGACGGACCTCAACACCGAGTTCCTGGATGACGACAGCATCACCGTCGACGACTATGTCGAGCGCTATGCTTCGATCATCGAACAGGCGGACTAA
- a CDS encoding LacI family DNA-binding transcriptional regulator: MTLVKKTPTIQDVARFAEVSTATVSRALSSPERVSEQTRARISEAVRVTGYTPNQSARSLRQRTARTILVALPDIGNPFFSVILDAVEREAACRGYGVLVANRFPGDSSGLLMRDYFMSNRVDGLLLFDGSVDLEQLMMLTGDPMPVPLIVACEEIPDAPFHTVKTDNGYAAEQATRHLIALGHKRIGHVLGPQGNVLTGERQRGYARAMQVAGLEIKPEWLLQGGFAMEAGQVAAVHFMGLRDRPTAIFAANDESAIGFISGLRQRGLDCPGDVSVVGFDDLELAAHVWPPLTTMRQPRAALGRIAAGALIDLIEGERRDRVPMHMVLSSEMIVRGTTGRPPCPDGLGCGTVGAGCAIARHKAFPLRENALNEATALVP, encoded by the coding sequence ATGACTCTGGTGAAGAAAACGCCGACAATTCAAGATGTTGCGCGTTTCGCGGAAGTGTCTACAGCTACGGTCAGCCGCGCCCTTTCAAGCCCTGAAAGGGTGAGCGAGCAGACCCGCGCGCGAATTTCCGAGGCCGTGCGCGTTACCGGCTATACACCCAACCAGTCGGCCCGCTCGCTGCGCCAGCGAACCGCCCGAACCATCCTCGTGGCGCTGCCCGATATCGGCAATCCGTTCTTCTCGGTCATCCTCGATGCGGTGGAGCGGGAGGCGGCGTGCCGCGGCTATGGCGTGCTGGTGGCCAACCGCTTTCCGGGCGACAGTTCGGGCCTGCTTATGCGCGATTATTTCATGTCCAACCGGGTGGATGGCTTGCTGCTGTTCGACGGCTCGGTGGATCTTGAGCAGTTGATGATGCTGACCGGCGATCCCATGCCGGTGCCATTGATCGTGGCCTGCGAGGAAATTCCCGATGCGCCGTTCCACACGGTCAAGACCGACAACGGCTATGCAGCCGAGCAGGCCACGCGCCACCTGATCGCGCTCGGGCATAAGCGCATCGGCCATGTGCTGGGGCCGCAGGGCAATGTGCTGACCGGCGAACGCCAGCGCGGCTATGCCAGGGCGATGCAGGTGGCGGGGCTGGAGATAAAGCCGGAATGGCTGCTGCAGGGCGGTTTCGCGATGGAGGCGGGCCAGGTGGCGGCGGTGCATTTCATGGGCCTTCGCGACCGCCCCACGGCGATTTTCGCGGCCAATGACGAAAGCGCCATCGGCTTCATTTCCGGGCTGCGCCAGCGCGGGCTCGATTGCCCCGGCGATGTGTCGGTCGTGGGGTTCGACGACCTGGAACTGGCGGCGCATGTCTGGCCGCCGCTCACCACGATGCGGCAGCCGCGGGCCGCGCTGGGGCGGATCGCTGCCGGGGCGCTGATCGACCTGATCGAGGGCGAGCGGCGCGATCGGGTGCCGATGCATATGGTGCTGAGCTCGGAAATGATCGTGCGGGGCACCACTGGCCGGCCCCCCTGCCCCGACGGGCTCGGATGCGGCACCGTCGGCGCTGGCTGTGCAATAGCGCGGCACAAGGCGTTCCCTTTGCGCGAAAATGCGTTAAATGAGGCCACTGCGCTGGTCCCGTAG
- a CDS encoding sugar phosphate isomerase/epimerase family protein — protein MTELSFQLYSARNVPSLEDFLVTLGKLGYTQTEGFGGLYADAAGLAANLKKNGLSMPTGHFGPAQVADVSTTLKTAETLGMKKIIVPHIGPEGRSEDESKWLELAETLAKAGETYTKEGYGFGWHNHDFEFVPTTSGRTPMEIILETASNIEWECDIAWVVRGKADPIAWFDRYGDRITAVHVKDIAPSGQNLDEDGWADVGHGVLDWDNLIGKVTSKTKAQYFVAEHDKPSDAERFATRSIATASKWK, from the coding sequence ATGACCGAATTGTCATTCCAGCTCTACAGTGCCCGCAACGTCCCCTCGCTCGAGGACTTTCTCGTCACCCTCGGCAAGCTGGGCTACACCCAGACCGAAGGCTTTGGCGGGCTTTATGCCGATGCCGCCGGCCTCGCCGCCAATCTCAAGAAGAACGGCCTCTCCATGCCGACCGGCCATTTCGGCCCGGCCCAGGTCGCCGATGTCTCGACCACGCTCAAGACCGCCGAAACCCTCGGCATGAAGAAGATCATCGTCCCCCATATCGGCCCCGAAGGCCGCAGCGAGGACGAGTCCAAGTGGCTGGAACTGGCCGAAACGCTGGCCAAGGCCGGCGAGACCTACACGAAAGAGGGCTACGGCTTCGGCTGGCACAACCACGATTTCGAATTCGTGCCGACCACGTCCGGCCGCACCCCGATGGAAATCATCCTCGAAACCGCGTCCAATATCGAATGGGAATGCGACATCGCCTGGGTCGTGCGCGGCAAGGCCGATCCGATCGCCTGGTTCGACCGCTATGGTGACCGCATCACCGCCGTCCACGTCAAGGATATCGCCCCGTCAGGCCAGAATCTCGATGAAGACGGCTGGGCCGATGTCGGCCACGGCGTGCTCGATTGGGACAACCTGATCGGCAAGGTCACCAGCAAGACCAAGGCGCAGTATTTCGTAGCCGAACATGACAAGCCCTCCGATGCCGAGCGTTTCGCAACCCGCTCCATCGCAACCGCCAGCAAGTGGAAGTAA
- a CDS encoding carbohydrate ABC transporter permease, protein MAGQRGFLRKTFLHNIPAKIAALPMVATVLVVFVGCTLWTVYYSFTNSRLLPTGKFIGFEQYERLFATSRWNISVTNLISYGAMSLVLTLTLGFLLAVLMDQKIRFESAFRTIMLYPFALSFIVTGLVWQWIMNPTLGLQGTLRNLGWEGFTFDWIANPRMVLFALLIAGLWQGVGFCMVLMLAGLRGVDDEIWKAARIDGIPTWRTYVSIVLPMMRGVLVTAVVLIGSGIVRLYDLVVALTNGGPGISSEVPAKYVYNYMFSGGNIGQGLAAATMMLLTVIIIMVPWAYLEFGGKGRRS, encoded by the coding sequence ATAGCCGGTCAGCGCGGCTTCCTTCGGAAGACCTTCCTTCACAACATACCCGCCAAGATCGCGGCCCTGCCGATGGTCGCCACCGTACTAGTCGTCTTCGTCGGCTGTACCCTCTGGACCGTCTATTACTCATTCACCAATTCCAGGCTCCTGCCGACCGGCAAATTCATCGGTTTCGAGCAGTATGAGCGGCTCTTCGCCACCTCGCGCTGGAACATTTCGGTCACCAACCTGATCAGCTATGGCGCCATGTCGCTGGTGCTCACGCTGACGCTCGGCTTCCTGCTCGCCGTGCTGATGGACCAGAAGATCCGCTTCGAAAGCGCCTTCCGCACCATCATGCTCTATCCCTTCGCCCTCAGCTTCATCGTGACGGGCCTGGTCTGGCAGTGGATCATGAATCCCACGCTCGGCCTGCAGGGCACGTTGCGCAATCTGGGCTGGGAAGGCTTCACCTTCGACTGGATCGCCAATCCGCGCATGGTGCTCTTCGCGCTGCTCATCGCCGGGCTGTGGCAGGGCGTCGGCTTCTGCATGGTGCTCATGCTGGCCGGCCTGCGCGGCGTCGATGACGAAATCTGGAAGGCCGCCCGTATCGACGGCATTCCCACCTGGCGCACCTATGTCTCCATCGTCCTGCCCATGATGCGCGGCGTGCTGGTGACGGCCGTTGTGCTGATCGGCTCCGGCATTGTCCGCCTCTACGACCTCGTGGTGGCGCTGACCAATGGCGGCCCGGGCATCTCCTCGGAAGTGCCGGCCAAATACGTCTACAACTACATGTTCTCGGGCGGGAATATCGGCCAGGGTCTGGCCGCTGCCACCATGATGCTGCTGACCGTTATCATCATCATGGTTCCCTGGGCCTATCTCGAATTCGGCGGAAAGGGACGTCGCTCATGA
- a CDS encoding Gfo/Idh/MocA family protein, producing the protein MAKTFGVGIMGAGNISSAYLRLAPLFKGLEVRAVADILPAAAQKRAEEFGVTAQTPDELLKNSEIDVIVNLTIPSTHYAVSMDIVSAGKHAYSEKPFVLSLEEGMALKKAADDRGLKVGSAPDTFLGGAHQQARDIIDSGKLGKIMSGTTHVMSRGMEHWHPNPDFFFQPGAGPILDLGPYYVTDLIHLLGPVKRLSAFTNMARSEREVTAEGPYKGTFVKVGTPTTIHGVLEFVSGAIITMGASWDVAAHGHHNIELYGTDGSIFVPDPNFFGGDLVTADISGTRTKVTPWDHPFGKANQDLDREHPRANYRTAGLADMIASIDGGYNARCGLDVALHAVDVMTSLLKAGESGQVLTLSTTCDRPKALTPAEAQALLK; encoded by the coding sequence ATGGCCAAGACTTTTGGCGTCGGCATCATGGGTGCCGGCAATATCTCCAGCGCCTATCTGCGCCTCGCGCCCCTGTTCAAGGGGCTCGAAGTGCGCGCCGTCGCCGACATCCTCCCCGCCGCCGCCCAGAAGCGCGCCGAGGAATTCGGCGTCACGGCACAGACGCCCGACGAGCTGCTCAAGAACAGCGAAATCGACGTCATCGTGAACCTCACCATCCCCTCGACCCACTATGCGGTGTCGATGGATATCGTCTCGGCGGGCAAGCATGCCTATTCCGAAAAGCCCTTCGTGCTGTCCCTCGAAGAGGGCATGGCACTGAAAAAGGCCGCCGATGATCGTGGCCTCAAGGTCGGCTCTGCCCCCGATACCTTCCTGGGCGGCGCCCACCAGCAGGCGCGCGACATCATCGACAGCGGCAAGCTCGGCAAGATCATGAGTGGCACGACCCATGTCATGAGCCGCGGCATGGAACACTGGCATCCCAATCCGGATTTCTTCTTCCAGCCCGGCGCCGGCCCGATCCTCGATCTCGGTCCCTATTACGTCACCGACCTGATCCACCTGCTTGGCCCGGTCAAGCGCCTCTCGGCCTTCACCAACATGGCCCGATCAGAGCGCGAAGTGACCGCCGAAGGCCCCTACAAGGGCACCTTCGTCAAGGTCGGCACGCCCACCACCATCCATGGCGTGCTCGAATTCGTCTCCGGCGCCATCATCACCATGGGTGCGAGCTGGGATGTGGCGGCCCACGGCCACCACAATATCGAACTCTACGGCACCGACGGCTCGATCTTCGTGCCCGATCCGAACTTCTTCGGCGGCGATCTGGTCACCGCGGATATTTCTGGCACCCGCACCAAGGTCACCCCGTGGGATCACCCCTTCGGCAAGGCCAATCAGGACCTCGACAGGGAGCATCCGCGTGCCAATTACCGCACGGCGGGCCTGGCCGATATGATCGCCTCGATCGACGGCGGCTATAATGCCCGCTGCGGCCTCGATGTAGCGCTGCATGCGGTGGACGTGATGACCAGCCTGCTCAAGGCCGGCGAAAGCGGCCAGGTGCTGACCCTGTCGACCACCTGCGACCGCCCCAAGGCACTCACCCCGGCCGAGGCCCAGGCCCTGCTGAAGTAG